In one Arachis duranensis cultivar V14167 chromosome 9, aradu.V14167.gnm2.J7QH, whole genome shotgun sequence genomic region, the following are encoded:
- the LOC107466706 gene encoding phosphoglucan phosphatase DSP4, amyloplastic, with product MNCLQNLQRSYVLPLQVSTRHHRNHPFCSVSLGISKSSHQNRSMAIKSASGSIPSAETSSFDMKEEKSETYSNNMTEAMGAVLTYRHELGMNYNFIRPDLIVGSCLQTPEDVDKLRKIGVKTIFCLQQDPDLEYFGVDINAIREYAKACGDIQHLRAQIRDFDSFDLRMRLPAVVSKLYKAINSNGGVTYIHCTAGLGRAPAVALAYMFWVQGYKLNEAYKLLLSKRPCFPKLDAIKSATADILTGLSKKSVTLSWEGSNCSSVEVSGLDIGWGQRMPLDFDDKQGLWSLKRELPEGHYEYKYIVDGKWICNKNELITSPNKDGHVNNFLDVLHDPSSVGALLRERLTGDNPDLTKDERLRIREFLEAYPDETEQ from the exons ATGAACTGTCTTCAGAATCTTCAGCG ATCCTATGTTTTGCCCTTACAAGTATCCACGCGCCACCACAGGAACCATCCTTTCTGTTCTGTTTCACTG GGAATCAGCAAGAGTTCTCATCAGAATCGAAGTATGGCAATTAAG TCTGCTTCTGGTTCCATACCAAGTGCAGAGACCAGTAGTTTTGATATGAAAGAGGAAAAGTCTGAGACATATAGTAACAACATGACAGAAGCCATGGGTGCTG TTTTGACATATAGGCATGAATTGGGAATGAACTACAACTTCATCCGTCCAGACTTGATAGTAGGATCATGCCTAcag ACTCCCGAAGATGTTGACAAACTTCGGAAAATTGGAGTGAAAACTATATTTTGCTTGCAACAAGATCCAGACCTAGA ATATTTTGGAGTTGATATCAATGCCATACGAGAATATGCCAAGGCGTGCGGTGACATTCAGCACTTGCGTGCTCAGATAAG AGACTTTGATTCATTTGATTTACGGATGCGTCTCCCAGCTGTAGTTAGCAAATTATACAAGGCAATAAATTCCAATGGAGGGGTGACATATATACATTGCACTGCTGGACTTGGAAGAGCTCCAGCCGTTGCG TTGGCATATATGTTTTGGGTTCAGGGTTATAAACTCAATGAGGCTTATAAACTTCTCCTG AGCAAAAGGCCATGCTTTCCGAAACTGGATGCCATTAAAAGTGCGACTGCTGACATT CTTACAGGCCTCAGTAAGAAGTCTGTCACTTTATCATGGGAAGGCAGTAATTGCTCTTCAGTGGAAGTTTCAGGACTCGATATCGGATGGGGGCAG agAATGCCCTTAGATTTTGATGACAAGCAAGGTTTGTGGTCTCTCAAGAGGGAATTGCCT GAAGGGCACTATGAATACAAGTATATAGTTGATGGGAAATGGATATGCAACAAGAATGAGCTTATAACTTCTCCCAACAAAGATGGCCATGTCAACAATTTTCTTGAC GTCCTTCATGATCCCAGCAGTGTTGGTGCATTGCTTAGGGAGAGATTGACTGGTGATAATCCTGATCTCACAAAGGACGAAAGGCTGAGAATAAGAGAGTTTCTTGAAGCCTATCCTGATGAGACTGAGCAGTGA
- the LOC107466724 gene encoding ankyrin repeat-containing protein At5g02620-like produces MAGSGRRKSIDCTLYNAAIEGNFDAFNHVQNIEHLLTPNNNSILHLHLTSAITIPTQTVSPPQPLFSLLNKRCERSTVSEDFVKKVLDKCGGQVLIANAKGETPLHLAARYGHSAVTKLLIESAKSFHDDIEAGRRAEKELMRAKSKTGDTALHEAVRHNHIEVVDILLNLDKSINNVANNENETPLYIASERKYKRIVDKILVKVESPAYEGPNDRTALHAAVINSDIGMVKDLMKNEHVRSAIKHADGKKGWIPLHYAVKDGNTDLTTLLLNEDRNTDTAYMQDKEGRTAFHIAAYFGHEEIVDTFVKHYQGCSEIVDNKGWNVLHYAVKGGSSHIVAKIMRKLSLSHLYNEKDIYGDTPLHHLASSRIQSRELVYHNRVDRVALNKNDQTALDVAYAIAEDADRVLTKKRLIMQLEKAGGIGSQHLDERDRLGKGTKKLEFTKEAKESHLIVATLIATVTFAAAFTLPGGTEQDGDHKGSPILGHKPSFKAFIVSNTISLVMAASAAFIHLFSPLNKAKWLDYYFSEVAFSFTLVAIATMIVAFGTGTFAVLGSSPVGIAAIIVGLSFFFVFRQVLQMSFGGESFFTFVMNLVNAIIFPFIRFTPRPFGFFILFFKRSDEPRII; encoded by the exons ATGGCTGGAAGTGGCAGGCGGAAGAGTATTGATTGTACTTTATACAACGCTGCAATCGAAGGCAATTTCGATGCATTCAATCATGTCCAAAACATTGAGCATCTACTCACTCCAAACAATAACAGCATCCTTCATCTACACTTAACATCTGCAATCACTATACCAACTCAAACTGTTTCCCCACCCCAACCGTTGTTTTCTCTTCTAAACAAAAGATGCGAAAGATCAACTGTTTCCGAAGATTTTGTGAAGAAGGTTCTGGATAAATGTGGAGGCCAGGTTCTAATCGCCAACGCCAAGGGAGAAACTCCACTTCATCTGGCAGCAAG GTACGGACATTCGGCCGTAACAAAATTGTTGATAGAGAGTGCCAAGAGTTTTCATGATGACATTGAAGCTGGGAGAAGAGCAGAGAAAGAGCTTATGAGAGCAAAATCCAAGACTGGTGACACTGCATTGCATGAGGCAGTGCGCCATAACCACATTGAAGTAGTGGACATATTGTTGAATCTTGATAAATCTATTAATAATGTTGCTAACAATGAGAATGAAACACCGCTCTATATAGCTTCAGAGAGAAAATATAAGAGAATTGTGGATAAGATATTAGTGAAAGTGGAATCACCAGCATATGAAGGCCCCAACGATCGAACAGCATTGCACGCAGCTGTGATTAACAGTGACATAG GAATGGTAAAAGACCTTATGAAGAACGAACATGTAAGAAGCGCCATCAAACATGCGGATGGAAAAAAGGGTTGGATTCCTCTTCATTATGCAGTAAAAGATGGAAACACAGATTTGACAACATTATTGCTCAATGAAGATAGGAACACAGACACAGCATACATGCAAGATAAGGAAGGTAGAACTGCCTTTCACATTGCAGCATATTTTGGGCACGAGGAAATCGTGGACACATTTGTAAAACACTACCAAGGTTGTTCAGAAATAGTAGACAACAAAGGTTGGAACGTTCTTCATTATGCTGTGAAAGGAGGATCTTCACATATAGTTGCTAAAATAATGAGAAAGTTGTCGCTGAGTCACCTTTATAATGAGAAGGATATTTATGGAGATACACCTCTCCATCACCTTGCAAGTTCTCGGATTCAGAGTAGGGAGTTGGTATATCATAACCGAGTGGACAGAGTTGCTTTGAACAAGAATGACCAAACGGCCCTTGATGTTGCTTATGCTATTGCTGAGGATGCTGATAGAGTATTGACCAAAAAA AGGTTGATAATGCAATTAGAAAAAGCTGGAGGTATAGGAAGTCAACATTTAGATGAAAGGGATAGACTAGGAAAGGGTACCAAAAAGTTAGAATTCACGAAAGAAGCAAAGGAATCACATCTTATAGTGGCCACTCTAATTGCAACAGTGACATTTGCAGCTGCATTTACCTTACCCGGAGGTACAGAACAAGATGGTGATCATAAGGGTAGTCCTATATTAGGACATAAACCTTCTTTCAAAGCATTCATTGTATCCAACACCATATCTTTAGTTATGGCTGCTTCTGCAGCTTTCATACATCTCTTTTCGCCGCTAAACAAAGCTAAGTGGTTGGACTATTACTTCTCTGAAGTGGCATTCTCCTTCACATTGGTGGCTATAGCAACAATGATTGTAGCATTTGGAACAGGAACATTTGCTGTTTTGGGATCTTCTCCTGTTGGTATTGCGGCTATTATTGTCGGATTGTCGTTCTTCTTTGTCTTCAGGCAAGTGTTGCAAATGAGTTTTGGAGGGGAATCTTTTTTCACCTTTGTTATGAACTTAGTGAATGCAATTATTTTTCCGTTCATTAGATTTACACCTAGACCATTTGGGTTCTTCATACTTTTCTTCAAAAGATCAGATGAACCTAGAATCATATAG